One window of Verrucomicrobiota bacterium genomic DNA carries:
- a CDS encoding DUF58 domain-containing protein has protein sequence MRPSNRLLLAAALWLGLGVAAGFSEPATGVWRVGGLVLAFALLVDGFWLLSLRKPVFRRFLPGRLAVGVPTEVRGELRNPTRWPGLFRFFDSVPVKSESPDLPWRGRVPPRGFARFAYELRVLERGRQSFERAWVHRLSPLGLWERKYRLGQEESAKVYPNYEPVVRFALLSVAHKVEQMGIVKKNLQGQSKDFHQLREYQEGDVFSQIDWKATSRRLQLISREYREERNQTLILMPDGGRRMRALDGGIAQFDHCLNAMLLLSYIALRQGDQVGVLGFGGTRRWLPPVKGQHSMNLLLNHLYDYETSLEPSDYFEAVERLLVHQKRRALVILLTNLRSEDSENVARSLDLLRQKHLVILASLREESLGALRRKPVHDPATATDYLATHQYLRERQEVFQDLRSRHIHVLDEEATQLPVAVANAYLEIKRAGVL, from the coding sequence ATGCGTCCTTCCAATCGATTGCTCTTGGCGGCGGCGCTCTGGTTGGGGCTGGGCGTGGCAGCGGGTTTTTCTGAGCCGGCTACGGGGGTGTGGCGAGTGGGGGGCCTCGTTTTAGCTTTCGCTCTTTTGGTGGATGGCTTTTGGCTGCTCTCTTTGAGGAAACCGGTTTTCCGGCGGTTTCTTCCCGGAAGATTGGCGGTGGGGGTGCCGACGGAGGTCCGTGGCGAGCTGCGCAATCCGACGAGATGGCCCGGCCTTTTTCGCTTTTTTGACAGTGTGCCAGTCAAAAGCGAGAGCCCGGATTTGCCTTGGAGGGGACGGGTTCCCCCACGCGGTTTCGCTCGCTTTGCCTATGAGCTGCGGGTTCTCGAGAGAGGGCGACAGTCCTTCGAGCGGGCCTGGGTGCACCGTCTTTCTCCCTTGGGTCTCTGGGAGCGGAAATACCGCTTGGGCCAGGAAGAGAGCGCCAAGGTCTATCCCAACTATGAGCCGGTTGTCCGCTTCGCCCTTTTGAGCGTGGCCCATAAGGTGGAGCAGATGGGCATTGTGAAGAAGAATCTCCAAGGTCAGAGCAAGGATTTCCACCAGTTGCGGGAATACCAGGAGGGGGATGTGTTCTCTCAGATCGATTGGAAGGCGACCTCACGTCGCTTGCAGCTCATTAGTCGGGAGTATCGCGAGGAGCGGAATCAGACTCTCATTCTGATGCCAGATGGCGGACGGCGCATGCGGGCGCTCGATGGAGGCATCGCCCAATTCGATCACTGCCTGAACGCGATGTTGTTGCTATCCTATATCGCCTTGCGGCAAGGAGACCAGGTGGGCGTGCTTGGGTTTGGGGGCACGCGCCGGTGGTTGCCGCCGGTCAAAGGCCAGCACAGCATGAACCTTTTGCTGAATCATTTGTATGATTACGAGACCTCGCTCGAGCCGAGTGATTACTTCGAGGCGGTCGAGCGCCTCTTGGTCCACCAAAAGCGGCGCGCGCTCGTGATCCTGCTGACCAATCTACGAAGCGAGGACAGTGAAAATGTGGCCCGCAGCCTCGATCTGCTCCGCCAGAAGCACCTCGTGATTCTGGCAAGCTTGCGGGAGGAGAGCTTGGGGGCGCTCCGCCGAAAGCCCGTCCACGATCCGGCCACCGCCACCGATTACCTCGCCACCCACCAGTATCTAAGAGAGCGGCAAGAGGTCTTTCAGGATCTCCGGTCGCGCCACATTCATGTCTTGGACGAGGAGGCGACGCAGCTCCCGGTGGCGGTGGCCAATGCCTACCTGGAGATCAAGCGGGCGGGGGTGTTGTAA
- a CDS encoding MoxR family ATPase produces MARIREQVGKVFLGQEQVLEQILGAFLAGGHVLLEGNPGLGKTHLVLSLARTFGGEFRRIQFTPDLMPSDVTGHTLYDMAAQQFRVRRGPVFCNLLLADEINRAPAKTQAALLEVMQERQITIDGETFALEPPFMTLATQNPIEQEGTYPLPEAQLDRFLMKILIGYPRPEIEEAIVTRVTGSGGESVDPLQEIEKVCSPEEINQARANLALVKIVPEVVAYAVAIVRATREANGISLGAGPRGAISLVSIAKANALLAGRGYVIPDDIKMATRPVLRHRLALAPEVAISGQTLDESIDAVVETIPAPRS; encoded by the coding sequence ATGGCCCGCATTCGCGAGCAGGTCGGAAAGGTTTTTCTCGGGCAGGAGCAGGTTTTGGAGCAGATTCTGGGGGCCTTTCTGGCGGGGGGGCATGTCCTTTTGGAAGGCAATCCCGGGCTGGGGAAGACCCACTTGGTGCTGAGTCTGGCGCGGACCTTTGGAGGTGAGTTTCGTCGCATCCAGTTCACGCCCGATCTCATGCCCTCGGATGTGACCGGTCACACGCTTTACGACATGGCGGCCCAGCAGTTTCGGGTGCGCCGGGGGCCGGTTTTCTGCAATCTGCTCTTGGCCGATGAGATCAATCGGGCGCCGGCCAAGACGCAGGCGGCGCTTTTGGAGGTGATGCAGGAGCGGCAGATCACGATCGATGGCGAGACCTTTGCGCTGGAGCCCCCCTTCATGACTTTGGCGACCCAGAATCCCATCGAGCAAGAAGGGACCTACCCCCTGCCGGAGGCGCAGTTGGACCGCTTTCTCATGAAGATTCTCATTGGCTACCCGCGGCCAGAGATCGAGGAGGCCATTGTGACTCGGGTCACGGGGAGTGGGGGCGAGTCGGTCGATCCCCTGCAAGAGATCGAGAAGGTGTGCTCGCCCGAGGAGATCAATCAGGCCCGGGCCAATCTGGCGCTCGTCAAGATCGTGCCCGAGGTGGTGGCCTACGCCGTGGCCATCGTGCGAGCCACGCGCGAGGCCAACGGGATCAGTTTGGGAGCGGGGCCACGCGGGGCCATCAGTCTGGTCTCCATCGCCAAGGCGAACGCCCTCTTGGCCGGCCGCGGCTATGTCATTCCCGATGACATCAAGATGGCTACCAGGCCGGTCCTGCGGCATCGCCTGGCGCTCGCGCCGGAGGTCGCCATCAGCGGGCAGACCCTGGATGAGTCCATCGATGCCGTGGTAGAGACCATTCCCGCGCCCAGGAGTTGA